A stretch of Candidatus Eremiobacterota bacterium DNA encodes these proteins:
- a CDS encoding RICIN domain-containing protein: MKSVAAADAPVARGVGRRARSLTGVSQIQSGTAYSIVNQLSSMALDDTNASTSNGTKIQEWSCNGYPQQNWTITSQGGGIYTIVNQLSGKALDDTNASTANGNQMQQWSPDGYPQQNWTITSQGGGIYTIVNQLSGKALDAGASMTNGAIMQQWDRNGYPQQNWIIVPAGSCNGFPVLTNTPYTLVNQQSSLALDDTNASTANGTRMQQWNCDGYGQQNWVLTPVNNGGYSIVNQLSGKALDNGSSVSNGAPIVQQSATGGQQQSWFLIPGPAGSFIVVNQLSGKAVDVPSASLANGTALQQWDRDGFPQQNWTFVPAGSCAAKSGFSILIDTNQMNNTEAMNDAPLAADGVWSIPVNSCSGCIADPITDPNGTWPGALARLNAANWTVTEDTYDTSGYYPSAQLTAQYIGRAPNASMVYHEQNTPNGTVLLTSEIDNAAAWTGNSIIVLSRSYTSNLASYVDAALGDGHTSGAAFETNPPYASISGQYFNQGIQDILSSGRRAYMLLPPVAAGGDYLSDMQSGVTQYLASSSQFGNPNLFIVLAIYGRPQSGVGFLQPEPGASSGNSVLAVRNWLYSYRSTTFRNGH; this comes from the coding sequence GTGAAGTCGGTCGCCGCCGCCGACGCGCCGGTCGCGCGCGGCGTCGGACGGCGCGCTCGTTCGCTCACCGGGGTCTCGCAGATTCAAAGCGGGACGGCGTATTCGATCGTCAACCAGCTCAGCTCGATGGCGCTCGACGACACGAACGCTTCAACCAGCAACGGCACGAAGATCCAGGAGTGGAGCTGCAACGGTTACCCGCAGCAGAACTGGACCATCACCTCGCAAGGCGGCGGCATCTACACCATCGTCAACCAGCTGAGCGGCAAGGCGCTGGACGACACGAACGCCTCGACCGCGAACGGCAACCAGATGCAGCAGTGGAGTCCCGACGGTTACCCGCAGCAGAACTGGACCATCACTTCGCAAGGCGGCGGCATCTACACCATCGTCAACCAGCTCAGCGGTAAAGCGCTCGACGCCGGCGCTTCGATGACCAACGGGGCGATCATGCAGCAGTGGGATCGCAACGGCTACCCGCAGCAGAACTGGATCATCGTGCCCGCCGGGTCGTGCAACGGGTTTCCGGTCCTGACCAACACGCCGTACACGCTCGTCAACCAGCAGAGCTCGTTGGCGCTCGACGACACGAACGCTTCGACCGCGAACGGCACCCGGATGCAGCAGTGGAACTGCGACGGCTACGGACAGCAGAACTGGGTTCTTACGCCGGTGAACAACGGCGGATACAGCATCGTCAATCAGCTGAGCGGCAAGGCTCTCGACAACGGCTCGAGCGTCTCGAACGGCGCGCCGATCGTTCAACAGTCCGCGACCGGCGGACAACAGCAGAGCTGGTTCTTGATACCGGGTCCGGCCGGTTCGTTCATCGTGGTGAACCAGCTCAGCGGAAAAGCGGTAGACGTTCCCAGCGCCTCGCTGGCCAACGGCACGGCGCTGCAGCAGTGGGACCGCGACGGCTTCCCGCAGCAGAACTGGACGTTCGTGCCGGCCGGCTCGTGCGCCGCGAAGAGCGGCTTCAGCATCCTGATCGACACGAACCAGATGAACAACACCGAAGCGATGAACGATGCGCCGCTGGCGGCCGACGGCGTATGGAGCATACCGGTGAACAGCTGCAGCGGGTGCATCGCTGATCCGATCACGGATCCGAACGGTACGTGGCCGGGTGCCCTGGCGCGCCTCAACGCCGCGAACTGGACCGTGACCGAGGACACCTACGATACGAGCGGCTATTATCCGAGCGCGCAGCTCACCGCGCAGTACATCGGGCGAGCGCCGAACGCGTCGATGGTCTATCACGAGCAGAACACGCCGAACGGCACCGTCTTGCTCACGTCCGAGATCGACAACGCAGCGGCATGGACCGGCAACTCCATCATCGTGCTCTCGCGCAGTTACACCAGCAACCTCGCGAGTTACGTGGACGCCGCGCTCGGCGACGGGCATACGTCCGGCGCCGCGTTCGAGACGAACCCTCCTTATGCGAGCATCTCGGGGCAGTACTTCAACCAAGGGATTCAGGACATCCTGAGCTCGGGACGGAGAGCGTACATGCTGCTGCCGCCGGTCGCCGCGGGCGGCGACTATCTCTCGGACATGCAAAGCGGCGTAACTCAGTACCTCGCGTCCAGCTCGCAGTTCGGTAACCCGAATCTCTTCATCGTACTGGCGATCTACGGCAGGCCGCAATCTGGCGTCGGTTTTCTTCAGCCGGAGCCCGGAGCGTCGTCCGGCAACAGCGTCCTTGCGGTGAGGAACTGGCTCTACAGCTATCGGTCGACGACGTTCCGCAACGGCCACTGA
- a CDS encoding NAD-dependent epimerase/dehydratase family protein: MKRAPVLAYVTGAAGFIGSHLCDRLLRDGWDVVGIDNLATGDLRNLSGARDDARFRFVEADVIEAWSTWLAGLAERLCPANVVFHLASPASPVQYERLALETLAVNSVGTMHAVSFAHAARAVLLYASTSESYGDPLEHPQRETYHGNVNPVGLRACYDESKRFGEACVATAVRKLGIDARIARIFNTYGPRMRIDDGRVVPAFVSQALNGEDFTVFGDGTQTRSFCYVDDLVRGLLLLLEKGDGRPVNLGNPVEMTLIEFAETIR, translated from the coding sequence CTGAAGCGCGCGCCGGTGCTGGCATACGTCACCGGGGCGGCAGGGTTCATCGGGTCGCACCTGTGCGACCGGCTCCTGCGCGACGGTTGGGACGTGGTCGGGATCGACAATCTCGCCACCGGCGACCTGCGCAATCTCAGCGGTGCGCGCGACGACGCGCGCTTTCGGTTCGTCGAAGCCGACGTCATAGAGGCGTGGAGCACGTGGCTGGCCGGGCTGGCCGAGCGGCTGTGTCCGGCGAACGTCGTCTTTCATCTGGCCTCGCCGGCGAGCCCGGTGCAGTACGAGCGGCTCGCGCTCGAGACGCTGGCGGTCAACAGCGTCGGGACGATGCACGCGGTCTCGTTCGCGCACGCGGCGCGCGCGGTGCTGCTGTACGCGTCGACCAGCGAAAGCTACGGCGATCCGCTCGAGCACCCGCAGCGCGAGACCTACCACGGCAACGTAAACCCGGTCGGCCTGCGCGCGTGCTACGACGAGTCGAAGCGCTTCGGCGAGGCGTGCGTCGCGACCGCGGTGCGGAAGCTGGGGATTGACGCGCGGATCGCGCGCATCTTCAACACCTACGGCCCGCGGATGCGCATCGACGACGGGCGCGTGGTGCCGGCGTTCGTCAGCCAGGCTCTGAACGGCGAGGACTTCACCGTCTTCGGCGACGGCACGCAGACGCGCAGCTTCTGCTACGTGGACGACCTCGTCCGCGGGCTTCTCCTGCTGCTCGAAAAAGGCGACGGCCGGCCTGTGAACCTCGGCAATCCGGTGGAGATGACGCTGATCGAGTTCGCCGAGACGATCCG